The Dysidea avara chromosome 13, odDysAvar1.4, whole genome shotgun sequence genome includes a region encoding these proteins:
- the LOC136242651 gene encoding transmembrane protein 209-like — MRRRLGPGQNESLQYNISKRVISDEAKKTKKKLFICLGLSIIMYPLPVSWCFSSPGSWFWYLEYMILVLASFFTTGYLMLFLWLKLPLPQPKVKSTTLATTTATPTYPYSHPHMPLQQLTPQPSSHSMTMSPSKQFYPSTPTGGGSPFSNSDCINDFKSLDNYLKSEEEREQLLFRASPAASTANWNGTSPHMDVSPAISSYHVATRRSPGFKDDDSMSGMVWESNPLGIKEDDLDRWTERCRKWLSQTVLARLVKEVNSINDKLTRIGCSELQIGTVSMSTLRQIAVDKIEHVPTLGQVMPYLDITSKQDYLVKRLRELAKGDSLAAFYWNTGGTWANREWDQDLPTDSQIVMHLLCSYMDGHLPPNPQHPNGRVFSSQYFLKCPHKPDDKKMDICIYQSSSYPPHYQLLLQNSIVDVPKGRNNLFHCIIYFLHCIKTKQNGMLGQINLGLAGINILWIISKK; from the exons ATGCGGCGCAGACTTGGACCAGGGCAGAACGAATCTCTTCAGTACAACATTTCGAAGAGAGTGATTAGCGATGAAGCAaagaagacgaagaaaaaaTTGTTTATCTGTTTAGGGCTATCTATAATTAT GTATCCATTACCAGTGTCGTGGTGTTTTAGTAGCCCAGGATCTTGGTTTTGGTACTTAG AATACATGATACTTGTACTTGCAAGTTTCTTCACAACAGGCTACTTGATGCTGTTCTTATGGCTCAAGCTACCTCTACCACAACCTAAAG TAAAGTCCACAACTCTTGCAACTACaacagccacacccacttatccaTATAGCCACCCTCACATGCCTTTGCAGCAGCTCACTCCACAG CCTTCCTCTCATTCAATGACCATGTCACCATCTAAACAATT CTACCCTTCTACACCTACAGGCGGAGGTTCACCAT TTTCCAATAGTGACTGCATCAATGACTTTAAGTCACTGGACAACTATTTGAAATCTGAAGAAGAAAGAGAGCAATTGTTATTTAGAG CATCTCCAGCTGCTAGTACAGCTAATTGGAATGGTACCAGTCCCCACATGGACGTCAGCCCTGCAATAAGTAGTTATCATGTGGCAACAAG AAGGTCTCCTGGTTTTAAGGATGACGACAGTATGTCTGGTATGGTGTGGGAGAGCAATCCA TTAGGAATTAAAGAAGATGATTTGGATAGATGGACAGAACGTTGTAGGAAG TGGTTGTCACAAACTGTGTTGGCAAGATTAGTGAAAGAGGTTAACTCCATCAATGATAAGCTGACTAGAATTGGTTGTTCAGAACTCCAGATTGGCA CTGTTAGCATGAGTACACTGCGGCAGATTGCTGTGGACAAAATCGAGCATGTTCCCACACTGGGACAGGTGATGCCATACCTTGACATCACTTCTAAACAAGACTATTTGGTGAAGAGGTTAAGAG AACTTGCCAAGGGAGACTCGTTGGCAGCATTTTACTGGAACACAGGTGGGACTTGGGCAAATAGGGAATGGGACCAAGACCTTCCCACAGACTCTCAG ATTGTTATGCACCTTTTGTGTAGCTACATGGATGGTCACCTTCCACCTAACCCACAACACCCCAACGGTAGGGTGTTCTCTAGTCAATACTTTCTCAAGTGTCCTCACAAGCCGGATGACAAGAAGATGGATATTTGTATTTATCAGTCATCCAGTTATCCTCCTCACTATCAG TTACTCTTGCAGAACTCCATTGTTGATGTACCcaag GGACGTAACAACTTGTTCCACTGTATCATCTACTTTCTCCACTGCATCAAAACCAAACAGAACGGAATGCTGGG